In Methylomarinum sp. Ch1-1, the following proteins share a genomic window:
- a CDS encoding GSU2403 family nucleotidyltransferase fold protein — MSAGGIPNEPSHFKIIQSLAEQGLFQKNVLLIGSHAFLSICNALSIDSKGSYLRTTDIDFARPEGIEIGIPNDRSFQIDIPTVVKEFDKNFFLIPRLDNKEPSTSMQNNTLKIKIDFLTTESKDGRAFFYPDLGIAAEPLAYMGYLLGGDNFKGLVVGKYAIPVVLPDPARFAIHKLIVSEARSTVFRSKSIKDIQQSGVLLDFLIDEDTESVKEALEDSQSVGGAIKNIQKALPKLQKINSDAADFIKVCLDGNHGLKPF; from the coding sequence TTGTCTGCCGGTGGAATACCGAATGAGCCATCACATTTTAAAATTATACAATCCTTAGCTGAGCAGGGGCTGTTTCAAAAAAATGTGTTATTGATCGGCTCCCATGCATTTTTATCGATTTGTAATGCGCTAAGCATTGATTCAAAAGGATCGTATTTGCGCACAACAGATATCGATTTCGCGCGGCCTGAAGGTATTGAGATCGGAATTCCAAATGACCGGTCTTTTCAGATAGATATTCCTACTGTCGTTAAGGAATTCGATAAGAATTTCTTTTTGATTCCTCGATTGGATAACAAGGAGCCTTCGACATCGATGCAAAACAACACATTGAAAATTAAAATTGATTTTCTAACAACGGAATCGAAAGATGGAAGAGCTTTCTTTTATCCGGATCTTGGTATTGCTGCCGAGCCCTTGGCATACATGGGTTATTTGCTTGGCGGAGACAACTTTAAAGGATTGGTAGTCGGTAAATATGCGATCCCTGTTGTTTTGCCGGACCCAGCACGTTTTGCGATACACAAATTAATTGTTTCGGAGGCCCGGTCAACTGTTTTCAGGTCGAAATCGATCAAAGATATTCAGCAATCTGGGGTTTTGTTGGATTTTCTTATCGATGAGGATACCGAATCCGTCAAAGAGGCGTTAGAGGATTCTCAATCGGTCGGTGGCGCCATTAAAAATATCCAAAAAGCCTTGCCGAAGTTACAAAAAATCAACAGTGACGCCGCGGATTTTATCAAAGTTTGCCTGGACGGAAATCATGGTTTGAAGCCGTTTTGA
- a CDS encoding RNA-guided endonuclease InsQ/TnpB family protein: MTVKRAYKYRFYPDAEQEVLLTKTFGCVRFVYNAILRYRMDVYQQDQVKINYSGASAKLTELKVTPDLSFLKEVSSVPLQQCLRHQQRAFTNFFEGRAKYPVFKSRKHKQSAEFTYRAFTYKNGQLTLAKCKNPLDIRWSRKLPCAPSTITVSKDRAGRYFVSCLCEFEPLLLPVTDKKVGIDVGIKDLFVSSDEFRSGNPRHTAKYEVKLAILQRRLAKKTLGGRNRAKAKRKVARLHAKIADCRQDHLHKLSRKLINENQVVCAENLAVKNLIKHPTLAKSIADASWGELTRQIEYKANWAGRVYVEIDRFFPSTKRCHCCGLVTQSMPLNVRSWECPQCGTNHDRDLNAAKNVLAAGLAVLAFGENVSDDDIPISPSDSR; this comes from the coding sequence ATGACAGTGAAACGCGCGTATAAATATCGATTTTACCCTGATGCTGAACAAGAAGTTTTGTTGACTAAAACGTTTGGTTGCGTGCGCTTTGTCTATAATGCCATCCTTCGGTACCGAATGGATGTTTACCAGCAAGACCAGGTTAAAATCAATTATTCTGGCGCCAGTGCAAAATTAACCGAACTGAAAGTGACGCCGGACCTGTCGTTTCTCAAAGAAGTCTCCAGCGTACCGTTGCAACAATGTCTTCGACACCAGCAAAGGGCGTTTACGAATTTTTTCGAAGGCCGAGCAAAATACCCGGTGTTTAAATCGAGAAAACACAAGCAATCTGCAGAATTTACTTATCGAGCATTTACTTACAAGAACGGCCAGCTGACTTTGGCCAAATGCAAGAACCCGTTGGACATCCGCTGGAGTCGGAAGCTGCCTTGCGCGCCATCAACCATTACCGTGTCCAAGGATCGGGCTGGCCGCTATTTCGTTTCCTGCCTGTGTGAATTCGAACCGTTGTTACTGCCGGTAACCGATAAGAAAGTTGGCATCGATGTCGGCATTAAAGACCTGTTTGTGTCCTCGGACGAATTTCGATCCGGGAATCCTCGTCATACCGCGAAATACGAAGTGAAACTGGCAATCCTTCAGCGTCGCTTAGCGAAAAAGACGTTAGGCGGCCGAAACCGGGCAAAAGCAAAGCGCAAGGTCGCCCGCCTTCATGCAAAGATCGCCGATTGTAGACAGGATCATTTGCACAAGCTGTCACGCAAACTCATTAACGAGAACCAAGTGGTTTGCGCGGAAAACCTTGCAGTAAAAAACCTGATCAAACATCCCACGCTCGCCAAATCGATTGCCGACGCCAGCTGGGGCGAACTGACGCGCCAGATCGAATATAAAGCGAATTGGGCTGGCAGAGTCTATGTTGAAATTGATCGGTTTTTTCCGTCCACCAAACGCTGTCATTGCTGCGGTTTAGTTACCCAATCCATGCCGCTGAACGTTCGGTCCTGGGAGTGCCCGCAATGCGGGACGAATCACGATCGCGACCTGAATGCAGCGAAAAACGTTTTAGCCGCCGGGCTGGCGGTGTTAGCCTTTGGAGAGAATGTAAGTGATGACGATATTCCGATATCACCATCCGATTCTCGATGA
- a CDS encoding RNA-guided endonuclease InsQ/TnpB family protein: protein MKRAYKYRFYPDAEQEVLLTKTFGCVRFVYNAILRYRMDVYQQDQVKINYSGASAKLTELKVTPDLSFLKEVSSVPLQQCLRHQQRAFTNFFEGRAKYPVFKSRKHKQSAEFTYRAFTYKNGQLTLAKCKSPLDIRWSRKLPCAPSTITVSKDRAGRYFVSCLCEFEPLLLPVTDKKVGIDVGIKDLFVSSDEFRSGNPRHTAKYEVKLAILQRRLAKKTLGGRNRAKAKRKVARLHAKIADCRQDHLHKLSRKLINENQVVCAENLAVKNLIKHPSLAKSIADASWGELTRQIEYKANWAGRVYVEIDRFFPSTKRCHCCGLVTQSMPLNVRSWECPQCGTNHDRDLNAAKNVLAAGLAVLAFGENVSDGDIPISPSDSR, encoded by the coding sequence GTGAAACGCGCGTATAAATATCGATTTTACCCTGATGCTGAACAAGAAGTTTTGTTGACTAAAACGTTTGGTTGCGTGCGCTTTGTCTATAATGCCATCCTTCGGTACCGAATGGATGTTTACCAGCAAGACCAGGTTAAAATCAATTATTCTGGCGCCAGTGCAAAATTAACCGAACTGAAAGTGACGCCGGACCTGTCGTTTCTCAAAGAAGTCTCCAGCGTACCGTTGCAACAATGTCTTCGACATCAGCAAAGGGCGTTTACGAATTTTTTCGAAGGCCGAGCAAAATACCCGGTGTTTAAATCGAGAAAACACAAGCAATCTGCAGAATTTACTTATCGAGCATTTACTTACAAGAACGGCCAGCTGACTTTGGCCAAATGCAAGAGCCCGTTGGACATCCGCTGGAGTCGGAAGCTGCCTTGCGCGCCATCAACCATTACCGTGTCCAAGGATCGGGCTGGCCGCTATTTCGTTTCCTGCCTGTGTGAATTCGAACCGTTGTTACTGCCGGTAACCGATAAGAAAGTTGGCATCGATGTCGGCATTAAAGACCTGTTTGTGTCCTCGGACGAATTTCGATCCGGGAATCCTCGCCATACCGCGAAATACGAAGTGAAACTGGCAATCCTTCAGCGTCGCTTAGCGAAAAAGACGTTAGGCGGCCGAAACCGGGCAAAAGCAAAGCGCAAGGTCGCCCGCCTTCATGCAAAGATCGCCGATTGTAGACAGGATCATTTGCACAAGCTGTCACGCAAACTCATTAACGAGAACCAAGTGGTTTGCGCGGAAAACCTTGCAGTAAAAAACCTGATCAAACATCCCTCGCTCGCCAAATCGATTGCCGACGCCAGCTGGGGCGAACTGACGCGCCAGATCGAATATAAAGCGAATTGGGCTGGCAGAGTCTATGTTGAAATTGATCGGTTTTTTCCGTCCACCAAACGCTGTCATTGCTGCGGTTTAGTTACCCAATCCATGCCGCTGAACGTCCGGTCCTGGGAGTGCCCGCAATGCGGGACGAATCACGATCGCGACCTGAATGCAGCGAAAAACGTTTTAGCCGCCGGGCTGGCGGTGTTAGCCTTTGGAGAGAATGTAAGTGATGGCGATATTCCGATATCACCATCCGATTCTCGATGA
- a CDS encoding UvrD-helicase domain-containing protein: MRSLNPQQKAAVNATNTPLLVLAGAGSGKTSVITAKIAHLIRQGMSARHIAAITFTNKAAREMKSRISTVVDSKQIRGLTVSTFHSLGLEILRKEHQKLGYKSRLSLFDEQDKKTLLKELIRHDSTGLLNDDDLDRYVWQISQWKNGFILPSFELSQATDGTAPAAQLYQLYQDQLKAYNAVDFDDLILLPVQLLEKDPVTLNWWQQKIRYLLVDEYQDTNATQYQLVKLLIAKSRRFTAVGDDDQSIYAWRGARPENIALLQRDFPDLEVIKLEQNYRSTRRILRAANHLIANNPHPFEKTLWSQKEEGVPLKILTHKNEQEEAERIASEIIGHKFRSGGRYKDYAILYRGNHQSRLFEKSLRENGVPCFISGGTSFFSQTEVKDILCYLRVLVNPEDDAAFLRVINVPRREIGPSTLEKLGNYATQRKISLFSACFEYGLGQVLPNKARGSLEQFCHFINDTSDRAKRGDTFAVLNQMLDAIQYNDWIKDSHDNDKVIERKLGNVKELMDWLERLAQSESEDSLSIDDSPLEKAVSKIQLLDILERNQEEEQGDRVTLMTYHSAKGLEFPHVFMVGTEEGILPHQNSIDEENIEEERRLAYVGITRAQKTCTLSYCAHRKRYGEIQECEPSRFLNELPESDIEWNAKQNKDPATQKKHGRETLAGLRAMLA; the protein is encoded by the coding sequence ATGCGTTCACTCAACCCACAGCAAAAAGCCGCGGTTAATGCGACTAATACCCCTTTACTAGTCCTCGCCGGTGCAGGTAGTGGCAAAACGAGCGTGATTACCGCGAAAATCGCTCATCTAATTAGACAAGGAATGTCGGCAAGACATATTGCCGCGATAACATTTACCAATAAGGCCGCCCGGGAGATGAAAAGCCGGATTAGTACGGTTGTTGATAGTAAGCAAATTCGTGGATTAACTGTTTCAACATTCCACTCCTTGGGCCTTGAGATACTCAGAAAAGAACATCAAAAACTTGGCTATAAGTCCCGCTTGTCACTGTTTGACGAACAAGATAAAAAGACACTACTCAAGGAATTAATTCGTCATGATTCCACAGGGCTCTTGAATGATGATGATCTTGATCGCTACGTATGGCAAATCAGCCAATGGAAAAATGGCTTTATATTGCCATCATTTGAGCTCTCTCAAGCCACTGACGGAACTGCGCCTGCGGCACAACTTTATCAGCTCTATCAAGATCAGCTAAAAGCTTATAACGCCGTCGATTTCGATGACCTGATTTTATTGCCAGTCCAGTTATTGGAGAAAGATCCCGTAACACTGAATTGGTGGCAACAAAAAATTCGCTACCTGTTAGTGGACGAATACCAGGACACCAATGCCACACAATATCAGTTGGTGAAACTCTTAATCGCAAAATCGCGCCGCTTCACTGCCGTGGGCGACGATGACCAGTCTATTTATGCTTGGCGTGGAGCCAGGCCGGAAAATATTGCCTTGTTGCAACGCGATTTTCCAGACCTTGAAGTGATCAAGCTAGAGCAAAATTATCGCTCTACTCGACGAATTTTACGAGCGGCAAACCATCTGATTGCCAATAATCCACATCCCTTTGAAAAAACTTTGTGGAGCCAAAAGGAGGAAGGTGTTCCATTAAAAATTTTGACGCATAAGAACGAACAAGAAGAGGCTGAAAGAATCGCTTCTGAAATAATCGGGCATAAATTTCGCTCCGGCGGCCGGTATAAGGATTACGCCATTTTGTACCGAGGAAACCATCAATCTCGACTGTTTGAGAAAAGCCTAAGAGAAAATGGCGTTCCTTGTTTTATTAGCGGTGGAACATCATTTTTTTCGCAAACTGAAGTGAAGGATATCTTGTGCTATTTGAGGGTATTGGTTAATCCGGAAGATGACGCGGCCTTTTTACGAGTCATCAACGTACCTCGACGAGAGATAGGCCCATCGACTCTAGAAAAGCTGGGTAATTATGCCACACAGCGAAAAATTAGTTTATTCTCAGCCTGTTTTGAGTACGGCTTAGGACAAGTGCTTCCAAATAAGGCTCGCGGATCATTAGAGCAATTTTGTCACTTCATTAATGATACATCCGATAGAGCAAAACGAGGTGATACATTTGCTGTTTTAAATCAAATGTTGGACGCCATTCAATACAATGACTGGATTAAGGATAGTCATGATAATGATAAAGTGATTGAGCGAAAACTCGGTAATGTCAAAGAACTCATGGATTGGCTAGAAAGACTGGCTCAATCTGAATCAGAGGACAGCTTATCAATTGATGATAGTCCACTCGAGAAAGCAGTTAGCAAAATTCAATTACTGGATATTCTCGAACGTAATCAAGAAGAAGAGCAAGGGGATCGTGTCACGCTAATGACATATCATTCCGCCAAAGGCTTGGAATTTCCTCATGTCTTTATGGTTGGCACCGAGGAAGGGATTTTGCCACACCAAAACAGCATTGATGAGGAAAATATTGAGGAAGAGCGGCGCCTGGCATATGTAGGCATAACCCGGGCTCAAAAAACCTGTACATTAAGCTATTGCGCACACCGGAAGCGCTATGGAGAAATCCAAGAATGCGAACCCAGTCGTTTTTTGAACGAGCTACCCGAGAGTGATATTGAGTGGAATGCCAAACAAAATAAAGACCCTGCGACACAAAAAAAACATGGGCGAGAAACGCTTGCAGGACTTCGAGCCATGCTTGCGTAA
- a CDS encoding ISL3 family transposase: MNQPQIQIPLDLPNVRVEKYEQTDKGLVITVVSSRDTAVCRQCGRTIDKFHGYDKAITLRHLPIFDRPVWIRIRPKRFQCPYCDKGPTTTQRCEWYDPKSPHTKAYENWILRELVNSTLSDVSLKRHLSIGCIEGILDRHIQRQVDWSTVPDLELIGIDEIALKKGHKDFVVIVSGLTAQREKYLLAVLPDRKKETVKAFLKTLPPRQCQSIRRVCIDMNEGYCNAAQETLPNAQVVVDRFHVAKHYRDCADKARKAEMKQLKQTLPESEYAQLKGAMWAFRKPWNRLTEEQQIVLLALFRQAPILKDVYVQREVLTGLFEQNLTKAQAEQALTQWLDRIAELGLDCFTSFVTTLNNWRDHITNYFIRRETSGFVEGLNNKIKVIKRRCYGIYNLGRLFQHIWLDVQGRRLLFAEH, encoded by the coding sequence ATGAATCAACCGCAGATACAAATACCGTTAGACTTGCCCAATGTTCGAGTTGAAAAATACGAACAAACCGATAAGGGTTTGGTGATCACTGTTGTCAGTAGCCGTGATACGGCGGTGTGTCGTCAATGCGGTCGAACGATCGACAAATTTCACGGTTACGACAAAGCGATTACGCTACGGCATCTGCCGATTTTTGACCGACCGGTCTGGATTCGCATCCGGCCGAAGCGTTTTCAATGTCCCTACTGTGACAAAGGGCCAACGACAACGCAACGTTGCGAGTGGTACGATCCCAAGAGTCCGCATACCAAAGCCTATGAGAATTGGATTTTACGCGAGTTGGTCAATAGCACGCTCAGTGACGTCAGCCTGAAACGGCATCTCAGCATCGGTTGTATTGAAGGCATCCTCGATCGGCATATTCAGCGCCAAGTGGACTGGTCGACAGTGCCCGATTTAGAGTTGATTGGAATTGATGAAATTGCCTTGAAGAAAGGCCATAAGGATTTTGTCGTCATCGTCTCCGGACTGACGGCGCAACGTGAAAAGTATCTCTTGGCGGTGTTACCGGATCGCAAAAAAGAAACCGTCAAGGCCTTTTTAAAGACGCTGCCGCCTCGGCAATGCCAAAGCATCCGTCGTGTCTGCATCGATATGAACGAAGGTTACTGTAATGCCGCTCAAGAAACCCTACCCAACGCTCAGGTTGTGGTAGACCGCTTTCATGTCGCCAAACATTATCGTGACTGTGCCGATAAAGCGCGCAAAGCCGAAATGAAGCAACTGAAACAAACCTTACCGGAATCGGAGTATGCGCAACTGAAAGGCGCCATGTGGGCGTTTCGAAAGCCTTGGAATCGCTTGACCGAAGAACAGCAAATCGTTTTATTGGCGTTATTCCGGCAGGCGCCGATACTGAAAGATGTCTATGTTCAACGTGAAGTCCTAACCGGTCTCTTTGAACAGAACCTGACCAAAGCGCAGGCCGAACAGGCGTTAACGCAGTGGCTGGACAGAATTGCGGAATTGGGATTGGATTGTTTCACGTCTTTTGTCACCACATTAAACAACTGGCGTGATCACATCACCAACTATTTTATTCGGCGTGAAACCAGCGGGTTTGTTGAAGGGTTGAATAACAAAATCAAAGTGATCAAGCGCCGCTGCTACGGTATCTATAACCTGGGTCGATTGTTCCAGCATATTTGGCTGGATGTGCAGGGACGCCGGCTCTTGTTTGCGGAACACTAG
- the dnaG gene encoding DNA primase, with protein sequence MQYHIPKDFISSLLIKTDLVDLINDHVPLKKAGREYVAKCPFHEEKTPSFSVSKQKQVYHCFGCGASSNAIGFVMEYHGLRFVEAIHYLADRHGLDVPKTNNRTDTEGRDKLYQRNNHLLQIQLESAKLFESQLWRDQIAINYLKSRGVATAVAKEFMLGYAPQAWNFLKKHFAEQDLLDVGLTLRKDEEMQSRPYDRFRNRIMFPIRNIRGQVIGFGGRVLDDSKPKYINSPDTETFQKGKNLYGLYEMLQHENKPARAIVVEGYTDVIALAQHGIHYGAATLGTAVTPDHLKLLFRYTNEIIFCFDGDRAGRKAARKALEITLPVIRDGRHVRFMFLAADEDPESMIRKEGGERFLNDIDKAISLSAFLIQELTKGKNLEVLEEKAKLAKEAEILLGTIPQSVFKRLLEQQISKLTGVLPQETAATSQRVSKVETESTSRPQEQWPKALGYLFALIISQPNMAKLSSISIPEELKDIEGMDVLVGLLNYIDRHDIRSQGALLEYFRGHPLKSYFSGLIHESLDHDDIESFRLDISETFQTLKAQQIKRTIENLLAKKILSDSEKVQLKKYITDASTL encoded by the coding sequence ATGCAATACCATATTCCTAAAGATTTTATCAGCAGTTTATTAATTAAAACTGATTTAGTGGATTTGATTAATGACCATGTCCCTTTAAAGAAAGCAGGGCGTGAATATGTTGCTAAATGCCCATTTCACGAAGAAAAAACACCGAGTTTTTCTGTTAGTAAACAAAAACAGGTATATCACTGTTTTGGTTGTGGCGCCAGCAGTAATGCTATTGGTTTTGTCATGGAGTACCATGGTCTGCGGTTTGTTGAGGCAATTCATTATTTAGCAGACCGACATGGATTAGACGTCCCTAAAACTAATAATCGTACCGATACAGAAGGAAGAGATAAGCTTTACCAGCGTAATAATCATCTCCTGCAGATACAGCTTGAATCCGCGAAATTATTTGAATCTCAGCTATGGAGGGATCAGATAGCAATTAATTATCTAAAATCCCGGGGGGTGGCAACAGCTGTGGCCAAGGAGTTTATGCTGGGATATGCGCCTCAAGCGTGGAATTTCCTGAAAAAGCATTTTGCAGAACAAGATTTATTGGACGTCGGGCTAACACTTAGAAAAGACGAAGAGATGCAAAGCCGTCCTTACGATCGCTTTCGTAACAGAATTATGTTTCCTATCAGGAATATCCGGGGACAAGTCATTGGATTCGGCGGGCGTGTACTCGATGATTCCAAACCCAAATACATTAATTCTCCCGATACAGAGACATTTCAAAAAGGTAAGAATTTGTACGGCTTGTATGAAATGTTACAACATGAAAATAAACCCGCTCGCGCGATAGTGGTTGAAGGATATACGGACGTCATTGCATTAGCGCAACATGGAATTCATTACGGTGCTGCAACATTAGGAACAGCCGTTACTCCGGATCATTTAAAACTGCTATTTCGCTACACCAATGAAATCATCTTTTGTTTTGATGGTGATAGAGCAGGGCGAAAAGCAGCGAGGAAAGCGCTTGAAATAACATTGCCCGTTATTCGTGACGGCCGTCATGTCCGGTTTATGTTTCTTGCCGCGGATGAAGATCCTGAATCTATGATTAGAAAGGAGGGGGGTGAGCGATTTTTAAATGACATCGACAAGGCGATATCGCTTTCAGCCTTTCTGATTCAGGAGCTTACAAAAGGGAAAAATCTTGAAGTCCTGGAAGAAAAGGCCAAATTAGCGAAAGAGGCCGAAATTTTGTTGGGTACTATACCTCAATCAGTGTTTAAAAGGTTATTGGAGCAACAAATAAGTAAATTGACTGGGGTACTCCCTCAGGAAACTGCGGCCACAAGTCAGAGGGTTTCAAAGGTGGAAACAGAGTCTACCTCGCGCCCTCAAGAACAATGGCCTAAGGCGCTAGGTTATCTTTTTGCATTGATTATTTCGCAGCCCAATATGGCAAAATTATCATCTATATCGATACCTGAAGAGCTCAAAGATATTGAGGGAATGGATGTGTTAGTCGGCCTATTGAATTATATCGATAGGCACGACATTAGGTCTCAAGGGGCGTTACTGGAGTATTTTAGGGGTCACCCACTGAAAAGTTATTTTTCTGGATTAATCCATGAAAGTCTAGACCACGACGATATCGAGAGTTTTCGACTTGATATATCCGAAACTTTTCAAACACTAAAGGCCCAGCAAATAAAGCGGACTATTGAGAACTTGTTAGCTAAAAAAATATTGAGTGATAGTGAAAAAGTACAGTTAAAAAAATACATAACCGACGCAAGTACGCTATAA
- a CDS encoding ATP-binding protein, whose amino-acid sequence MELQLGIDDYAFRQKGVSEPIVWNSAEVVNGHILLVGKSGTGKTYTLRKLIHSGLKTGGGRVRFHIMDVHGDIEVAGASSVIFSEGTDYGLNPLKINPDRNFGGIRKRVQSFLSTLNRTQSRALGPKQEAVLRNIILDLYAANGFYPDKPESWHLDDGINRRYPKKFPNIEDAYRFSYAKLKQMYIGADTKTVKHLEDVNRKTSLLQRKLKKSHNSLDADADKLEQEIKNASEAAIESFGDYITHIQTGQELDSLIKYDSLDVLKSTVDRLENMKATGIFKNRLPPFENHNPIWRYDLCALSEEEKRMFVEFSLQELFAQAIQRGPVDDIHDVIILDEAHLFFKDDENNILNTLAKEARKFGVALVCASQSPTHFSDDFIANVATKIILGIDQMFWDSSARKMRIDVKMLNYIVPQKTIAAQINNKSSNKVAFKQIYVAE is encoded by the coding sequence ATGGAACTACAGCTAGGCATTGATGATTATGCTTTTCGCCAGAAAGGGGTTTCTGAACCCATCGTTTGGAATAGTGCTGAGGTGGTCAACGGTCACATTCTATTAGTGGGCAAATCCGGTACCGGTAAAACATATACTTTGCGTAAGCTGATACACAGCGGATTAAAAACCGGAGGGGGAAGAGTCAGATTCCATATTATGGATGTGCATGGTGATATTGAAGTGGCCGGCGCCTCTTCGGTAATTTTTTCTGAAGGGACCGACTATGGATTAAATCCATTAAAGATCAATCCAGATCGTAACTTTGGAGGGATTCGAAAGCGCGTACAAAGCTTTTTGTCCACACTGAATCGAACGCAATCCAGGGCGCTTGGGCCAAAGCAAGAAGCGGTGTTACGCAACATTATTCTTGATTTGTATGCGGCCAATGGTTTTTATCCAGACAAGCCAGAAAGTTGGCACCTTGACGACGGAATAAATCGCCGATACCCCAAAAAATTCCCTAACATTGAAGATGCTTATCGATTTTCGTATGCCAAATTAAAGCAAATGTATATTGGTGCCGACACAAAAACGGTAAAGCATTTGGAGGACGTCAACCGAAAGACCTCATTGCTACAACGAAAACTGAAAAAATCCCACAACAGTCTTGATGCTGACGCGGATAAATTGGAACAGGAAATCAAAAACGCCTCTGAAGCAGCAATCGAATCCTTTGGTGATTACATAACTCATATCCAAACCGGTCAAGAGTTAGACAGCCTGATCAAATACGATTCCCTTGACGTCTTAAAATCGACTGTTGATCGACTAGAAAATATGAAGGCGACCGGTATCTTCAAAAACCGGCTTCCTCCTTTTGAGAATCACAATCCTATTTGGCGCTACGACTTATGCGCACTAAGCGAAGAAGAAAAGAGAATGTTTGTTGAATTCTCCTTACAAGAGCTATTTGCCCAGGCAATTCAACGAGGACCCGTTGACGATATTCACGATGTCATCATCCTCGATGAGGCTCATCTGTTTTTTAAGGATGATGAGAACAACATCCTGAACACCCTAGCCAAAGAAGCGAGAAAGTTTGGAGTTGCTTTGGTCTGCGCCTCTCAGTCCCCGACCCACTTTTCCGATGACTTTATCGCAAACGTAGCGACTAAAATCATCCTGGGGATTGATCAGATGTTTTGGGACAGCTCGGCCAGGAAGATGCGTATCGATGTCAAGATGCTTAATTACATCGTGCCCCAAAAAACTATTGCAGCTCAAATTAACAACAAGAGCAGTAATAAAGTGGCTTTCAAGCAAATTTATGTAGCTGAATAG
- the abiEi gene encoding type IV toxin-antitoxin system AbiEi family antitoxin — protein sequence MNTKTAIKRLAAWDSQGRYVFTIHDLAKIFPEDRYRTLKDGINRLVREGFLVRACKGIYVNPYAHNQNSFTLEYIAKTLRRGEYSYVSFESALSEYGVISQIPIDRLTVMTTGRKGECKTPFGVIEFIHQNRARNPVL from the coding sequence TTGAATACAAAAACAGCCATTAAACGTCTAGCAGCCTGGGATTCACAAGGTCGTTACGTTTTTACCATTCATGATTTGGCGAAAATTTTTCCCGAAGATCGTTATCGAACACTAAAAGATGGAATTAATAGACTAGTGCGAGAAGGATTTTTGGTGAGAGCCTGCAAAGGTATTTACGTCAACCCATACGCGCATAATCAGAACAGTTTCACCCTTGAATATATTGCAAAGACACTTCGACGTGGAGAATATAGTTACGTTAGCTTTGAGTCTGCACTATCCGAATACGGAGTGATTTCTCAAATTCCCATAGACCGCCTAACTGTAATGACTACTGGGCGAAAAGGCGAGTGTAAAACTCCTTTCGGGGTCATTGAGTTTATTCATCAAAATCGAGCGAGAAACCCGGTTCTTTAG
- the dnaQ gene encoding DNA polymerase III subunit epsilon has translation MKAELSNRLVVIDCETTGLSIEAGHRIIEIGCVEMIDRKRTGNKFHAYLNPDRFMEEEVIRIHGITNEELLDKPRFKDIAKEFIEFITGSQLVIHNAPFDIGFLNNELSILEENLGRISDYCTIFDTLSYAENKHPGQRNNLDALCRRYHIDNSHRTFHGALLDAEILSDVAVLLTGGQESLFAEKEVHLGVSENGSMTPTVKSPRPVLRVIKATPGEIERHIQKLKEIKSSTGSCVWASDIPEISELLEIQNSLR, from the coding sequence ATGAAAGCTGAGTTATCCAACCGTTTGGTAGTCATTGATTGCGAAACCACTGGACTGTCGATCGAGGCCGGTCATCGGATCATCGAGATCGGTTGCGTTGAAATGATTGACCGGAAGAGGACGGGAAATAAGTTTCATGCGTACTTGAATCCTGATCGCTTTATGGAAGAGGAAGTCATTCGGATTCACGGAATCACTAATGAGGAATTACTGGACAAGCCAAGATTTAAAGATATCGCCAAAGAATTCATAGAATTCATTACAGGTTCTCAGCTTGTGATTCATAACGCGCCTTTTGATATTGGTTTTTTGAATAATGAGCTATCAATTTTAGAAGAAAATCTGGGTCGAATTAGTGATTATTGCACCATTTTTGATACGTTGAGCTACGCTGAAAACAAGCATCCAGGACAGCGCAATAATCTCGACGCATTGTGCCGACGTTATCATATAGATAATAGTCACAGGACTTTTCATGGTGCATTACTAGATGCTGAGATTTTGTCAGATGTTGCCGTGCTATTGACCGGCGGGCAAGAATCCTTGTTTGCCGAAAAGGAGGTGCATTTAGGCGTCTCGGAAAATGGTTCGATGACTCCAACCGTTAAGTCCCCGCGGCCAGTCTTAAGAGTTATCAAGGCGACACCAGGTGAAATAGAGCGACATATTCAAAAATTAAAAGAAATTAAGAGCTCAACTGGGTCATGCGTGTGGGCAAGTGACATTCCGGAAATATCAGAACTTCTTGAAATTCAAAATTCTTTGAGATAG